From the Telopea speciosissima isolate NSW1024214 ecotype Mountain lineage chromosome 9, Tspe_v1, whole genome shotgun sequence genome, the window GTTTGAATATATGGGATAGGAAATTTTCAGACAAGCCCATTAAATGCATTTTccattatttcctttcctttcctttccttttcttatcaAGTCAACCCacaacatgtgggtcccatccTCCCAAGTTTTCTATCCCTTTTTATCCGACGGACAAACGGGGCCTAAGAGAGTGAAGTGAGGTTTACATATTAGAATGGGAATTACAAGGGTAGGTTCCATGAAAGAAAGGCTAACATGTATGCAAACAAAGCCTATCCAAGCCGGGGCGAGGTGGGGGTACTAATGTGTGTGGTTTTTTTTTGCCGGCAGTCAGGCTTATCAAATGAGAAATTCAGTTTCTAACATCGGCATTTGTTTATTGAACGTTGGATGGAGGCCACTTAGATTCGGGGTTTGTCAAAAACTAACAAACGTCTTTGTCCGATGTGAATGAGCTTTTACTGATGTCGCTCGTGTGTCGTCTGACGCATTGATGATGTCCGCGATTGTATATTATATGTCGACCAAAATGaacaaaattttgctgctacagtTGTAGcagtgaattattctatttccttggctgctagccttgtagcaggaacatccctgctacaagtgtagcagtgAAATTTTTTCCGACCAAAATGCGTCAGACATCAATATAAACTAGTTtttgtctcttctctctccaagaGGCACATTTTTTGACCCATTTGGATAGGTGTTTCCAAGGGTACATCTTCTGTATTAATGGAGGACACTTTAAATGTGATATTCTAAGTTCCTTATTCCCCCCTTTCACTCTCTCTTCtagtgtgtgtgtttgtgtgtccAACAAGctactatttttcttctttaagagCCTTCTTTTACTGATTCTCTTTGAAAGTTTGTTTTGTAAGTGTATGTGTGTGTCCAACAAactactattttttttctttaagagCCTTCTTTTGCTTGTTCTCTTTGAAAGTTTGctttgtatgtgtgtgtgtccAACAAActactatttttcttctttaagagCGCCTTCTTTTACTGATTCTCTTTAAAAATTTGTTTTGTGTATGTGTGTCCAACAATCtactattttttcttctttaacagccttcttttattgattctctttgaaagtttgttttgtgtgtgtgtgtttgtgtccAACAAACaactatctttcttcttcttcttttttttttattttttatgaaagtataatcacacaaaccacacaccatcccaaaaggtgtttttttttttttttggttaaggtAAGATTATTGATTCTCTTTCAAAGTTTGTTTTGAGTTTGAACACAACTTTGTAAAACTTGAAAGGACGTAGTAGAAGAGTGCACTTGTTCTACCAGAGGAAGCCAATGGTTGTGCTATCTTGAATACCAATTCTCATTCTCAATTGTCGTGGAAGAATTGTTGCTTCTTGGTTTTCTTCGTATGATTAAAccgttattttctttatatgaaaaggttaaaaaaaataatttgggcAGATGAGGAAGATAGCTCTTTACAAAGAAGTAAATCAATTTCCATTGATATTTAAGAGAAGCCTACTCTTTGTCCATGTTTGGAGAAGATTTTCCAATTCGCAGCTCTAGAGGGTATCTCTGTATGAACATAAATATCTTCCAAGTGGCAAATtaaatcaatctgaaattttATGGATAAGTAGACCCAATGGTCTCGGTTTACACGTCAAGTTTCGCAAAGGCCCTGTTTatgttatttgaaaattttcaatgcaAATAATATTTACATGAAATTTTTGGTCTTAAATAATAATACCGGAGGAAGCCAatggttgttttatcttgaatACCAATTCTCATTCTCAATTGTCGTGGAAGAATTGTTGCTTCCGTATGATTAAACTGAGGGTATCTCTGTACGAACGTAAATATCTTTCAAGTGGCAAATtaaatcaatctgaaattgtATGGATAAGTAGACCCAATGGTCTCGgtttacatgtcaagtttcgCAAAGGCCCTGTTTatgttatttgaaaattttctatgCAAATAATATTTACATGAAATTTTTTGTCTTAAGTAATAATACGTGAGGAAGCCAatggttgttttatcttgaatACCAATTCTCATTCTCAGTTATCGTGGAAGAATTGTTGCTTCTTGGTTTTCTTCGTATGATTAAactgttattttctttatatgaaaaggttaaaaaaaataatttgggtAGATGAGGAAGATAGCTCTTTACAAAGAAGTAAATCAATTTCCATTGATATTTAAGAGAAGCCTACTCTTTGTCCATGTTTGGAGAAGATTTTCCAATTCACAACTCTAGAGGGTATCTCTGTATGAACATAAATATCTTCCAAGTGGCAAATtaaatcaatctgaaattttATGGATAAGTAGACTTAATGGTCTCGgtttacatgtcaagtttcgCAAAGGCCTGTTtatgttttttgaaaattttctatgCAAATAATATTTACATGAAAATTTGTCTCTATGTaagttttttctattttttaaatgtcctcttttttttttggcattttacttTTAAACAAACAGTGTCAAATCTTAATTTTTCACTTTGGTTCCAATAAAAATTCTCCAGTTATTTTTACAAGAGCTGATTATGCGCATAAGGATTGGTACTCGACTTACTTATGAGTCTCCAACCGAGCTATTTGAATTTATGATTAAAAAGGGCATATCTAACAACCAATTAACAAACACAATGGAAAGATCGAAATATTAggaatcatggttttagtgcatggtattggatGGGGTATTGATTACCTTAAAAATCGAAACAGTATCAGCACGGACTGATCGTATCGAACAAATTTATCCCTAGTTttccttaaaacaaatttttttttactatttcacCCCTTGTCGGTACTGTGTTTCCGATACGAGATTGATTATTCGGTCATGTATCGATATTGGTTACCTTCAAAACCATGCGGTATCAATCGTATCGGCCAATCCGATACCGACACCTCAAACCATAGTAGGAATGGAATTTatatcaagtttttttttttttttttttggatagaaagaTAAAGTTCATTACTTGGAACTCTAATATATAGAGAATCCTCCCATTCATTTCTCCCCAGCCCAAGCCTCTACAGACCACTTGGCTCTATCCTTTACATAGAGTTTGTACTTTTTATATTCAAAATGGAATATTCACATATCCTGTCCCACCCACTGCACCTCTCCTTCACCGGAAAATGCCGGAATCTCACAGATTATCAGGTCAAACCCAAGACCCCAGACACCGGAATCACTAGATTCCCGCGGCGGCGAACAGTCTTTGCTGTGGCTGGGCCACCGGCATCTCGGCCGATCCCCAACACTGTCACATCGCCACCAGAGAAGGTGGAGCTGCTCAAATCACTTAGCGGGTGGGCGGGAGAAAATATTCTGCCACTACTAAAACCAGTGGAGAAAAGCTGGCAGCCGCACGATTTGTTGCCGGACTCATCGTTGCCGTCTGATGAATTTGTGGAGCAAGTTCTGGAATTACGTAAGCGAACAGCAGAATTGCCTGACGATTACTTGGTAGTATTGGTTGGTGACTTGATCACAGAAGAGGCTTTGCCCACCTACATGTCTCTTCTCAACCGAAGTGAAGGGGTTAAAGATGAGACCGGAACCAGCCCGGATGCTTGGGCTGTTTGGATCAGATCTTGGACCGCAGAAGAGAACCGGCACGGTGATCTGCTCAACAAGTATTTATATTTGTCTGGACGTGTCAACATGCCTATGATCGAGCGTACTATACAGAACCTTATTGGTTCAGGCATGGTGAGTTAAGTAATACTATAAGAtacttcattaaaaaaatatgaaaaaaatatggACCCTGCACTAGCATGATGGCTAATGGGAGCATGCAAAAAAGCATTGATAAAAACAGAATTTTCACCCTTCATTTCGTACAAGGCTACCATTCGCTTCATCCTGTGTCTAAGCATGGGAGACACATTTCCGTAGATGATCCTTTTTAACTCTTTggtcttcaaattttttttttcctttaaaaagaaaacaacttCCAACTCTTTTTCACTTCTTATActtttaaatttcttaaattacCTCTCGATCATATTACTAGATCGATATCGGTACTTGATCGGTACTTGATCGGTACTTGATCGATTCAGTATGAATGCggtttttttaatgaaaaaatgtTTTCATCAAGAATTGGACAAAACCTTTTTTCCTTAGCCcctcctcttccccccccccccccacctaaaaaaaataaataaataagaatcagACCAATACAAATCAATAGGTCAAAAcggtattggtatcgatatcgatattaGTATTGGTATCAGTGGTTGATCGATCCCATCACAAATACTGTAAACTAAAACCGTGCCTTGATCCTTTCACTTGCATCTCCCAACCCTCACCCCTACCCCACCCTCATTCCCACCCCCTCTACGCAACCCCTCTGCAACACTCTCTCCCTTTAGAATTCACCGCCACCACCCTCTACAACTCCCCCCACCCCTTACCAAACCCCTCATCCCCTCCCCTTATAATTTGTCGCCCACACCCTCTACAACTCTCTCCACTCCCACCCCTTACCAACTCTCTCCCCTTCTAACTCGCCGTCCCCATCTTCTACAACTCCCCCCCACTCCCACCCCTtaccaacaccccccccccctccccaacttGACCCCTATCGGTCTATCTCCACCCCTATCCCCAATTTTCGGgaaatcagaaaagaagttaTGAGTAGAACATTTTGAGTAATTATAAGGCAAGTATAAGGGAGTTTTAGTAATTTTGCATGATAACAATTGACATAGCATATCATGAAGCATGATTCATAATGTTGTGTCTATTATCTGGTCAACTAAGATTTTGACATGCATGTATGCATGCTCTTTGTACGTCTATTTTTGCCCAATGACAGACTGTAGCATCAGAAATCACTCCATACACTGGACTCGTGTACACATCATTCCAAGAACGAGCGACATTCATAACACATGGCAATACAGCTCGGTTGGCGAGGCAGAGAGGGGACCCTGTGCTAGCACGTATATGTGGCACGATCGCAGCGGACGAAAAACGGCATGAAAATGCCTATCAAATGATGGTGGAGAAACTATTAGAGGTGGACCCCACAGACACCATGCTAGCAATTTCTGACATGTTGGGTCAGAACATCACAATGCCAGCCCACCTGATGTACGATGGTGAGAACCCCAATCTCTTCAACCATTTCTCCATTGTCGCACAGAAACTCGGCATCTACACCATCGCAGACTATGCGGATATATTGGACTTCCTTATTGAGCGATGGAAACTAGAGAAGCTTGTGGGCCTCAACAGTAAAGCCCACAAAGCCCAGGATTTCGTTTGTGGATTACCACACAAGATTCGAAAGGTACAAGAACGAGTCGAAGGACGGGcccagaagaagaagccacAAACCCTGCGCTTTAGCTGGATCTTCAACAAGGAGCTCATTCTGTAATTCTTACGCAGCGTTTGGTTTGCATTCtaggaatgcattctaagttgatttggcattctcgaatgataaaaatagttgtttttatcgtccgagAATGTGAAATGGACATAGAATGCATTCCTAgattgcataccaaacacagctttaaATACAATCTAGAATAATAAAGATAATAAGCTCACTCTGTGAGAACAATGATTTTATAAGCTTCTTTGATGAACAACCAATTAAGCTACAGATCTGAAGGGTGAGTGAATTGATTAGTTAAACCAATTAAAGTTTCTGGTAGATTGGAGTATGCAGCTCTAAAGTTGTTTGCTATACATAAAagtttttttatgaaaagaaagTAATTATAACGACCAATTTAAACAGGTTGGGCCTTCCATCATTTTTCTGAAGCTTAAGCCCTTCAAGCAACCGCATCGATGCTTTCATCCGTTCCTCGCGGAGAAGATTGataaataagtacagaaattaAAGGATGTGGGTTGATGGATCTTCAAGGAGTAATCCAGGCTTGATTGTTGGTGGGGGGATTATTTTAAAGAACAATGAAGTTAAAtttcagcccaggcccaacctagggtccaagtGTCCAACAAGGCTAGGATGGGTGCAATAAGGCcaggttgggctgggttttagAAAAAACTAGGTCAGCCCAAGCCTGGTCCAACCTATATCAGGTTGAGATATTTCAGCCCAGGACCATCCCTCCCAGGCACAAGGCTAGCAGAGCAGGGCTTGCTCTGTTTTATCATTAGACCATTTTGTTAGTCTAATAATAACCTGCTTTTTTTTAATGTGCCTCTCCAAGGAGAGTTGGTCTCATGATCTTTTAATTGTAAAGTTTTGATTTTTCCAACAAAGTTATTCCCTTGGGCTTTGATTGTTTCGATGTAAAATACTTGGTAAAACAAATTTTACGGTAAAATCACATTTTTTGCTGTTTGTTTCGTAAGTTGAAAAATGTTCATTGGCATAAAATTTTACAATAGTCTACCTTTTTCCGGAAAATGGGATGGAAACTTTTACCCTAAAATTTGTTAGTAAATTTTTCACCATAAAAGTGTCGGGCTTGCCTCTTTGAAAATGAGGAGAGTGCCACGAGGTCACCATCTGagttctccatcttcttccccataGTTTTCCCAACTCTTCCCTCCTCTAGTCATCTAAGACCAAAGTTACTGACACTTATGCGGTGAAAATTTTATTGACAAATTTTAGGATAAAATTTTCCGTCCCATTTTTCAGATTTGGGTAGGCTCTTGTAAAATTTTATGCCAATGAACATTTACCAACGTACGAAACAAAAAACATTAAATGTGAATTTACCGTAAAATTTGTTTTACCAAGTATTTTGCATCGACACAAACAGAACCTAtggaaaattttacatgtaaattaCTCCATGTAAgccgaaacaaacagagccgtGGGGTTGAAAATATTCACCAACTCTCCTTATTTACAGATTCTCAatccttttatttcttcttaaaTTATCAATGTGGGATTATAAAATAAGTGTACTTTCTAAATCCTTTTCCTTCccttaaagaaaagaaaaagagtttttTTGTCCATTAAAAAC encodes:
- the LOC122639179 gene encoding stearoyl-[acyl-carrier-protein] 9-desaturase 6, chloroplastic-like gives rise to the protein MSSTKGPKNLLLSKLESHPTNEFGPSYTAMIGASLETLKILGSPNLKRLPVNPKTATKLRETVVGEKWFNALEWDDDQTDDDKLHLQQRVKLVKPKTPDTGITRFPRRRTVFAVAGPPASRPIPNTVTSPPEKVELLKSLSGWAGENILPLLKPVEKSWQPHDLLPDSSLPSDEFVEQVLELRKRTAELPDDYLVVLVGDLITEEALPTYMSLLNRSEGVKDETGTSPDAWAVWIRSWTAEENRHGDLLNKYLYLSGRVNMPMIERTIQNLIGSGMTVASEITPYTGLVYTSFQERATFITHGNTARLARQRGDPVLARICGTIAADEKRHENAYQMMVEKLLEVDPTDTMLAISDMLGQNITMPAHLMYDGENPNLFNHFSIVAQKLGIYTIADYADILDFLIERWKLEKLVGLNSKAHKAQDFVCGLPHKIRKVQERVEGRAQKKKPQTLRFSWIFNKELIL